The genomic window TTTTATCCCAAGCTTTGTTGTAAACTTCTCTTAAAGCAGCAGCTTCTTCTTTAAACTTTTTCAGGTTTATTTTTCTGATGATGATGTTGCTTCTTTTTAGCCTGTTTTCCAAGCCGTCTATCAAGCCAACCGATCTATCGTCATAATTTCCGGCAGTATATCTGTAGGCTCTTAAATCTACTTTTTTGGTAAAACCGAAGTCTTCCAATAAATCTAAATAATAAGGAGCATTGTAAGGCATCATGGCTACTGGCGGCCCATCAAAACCTTTAACTAACAAGCCACAAATATCATTAGTAGAAAAGTTTGCTGGCCCCATTACTGAAGTTTGGCCGTTTTCTTTTAACCAGTTTTGTGCTGCATTTAATAGGGCCTCACTAACGGTTTTATCGTTAATGGTGTCGAAAAAACCAAAAAAACCTTCTGTTACGCCTTTTGTAGCGTTATGATTTCCGTTGACAATCGCAGCAATTCTTCCTACTATCTTATCGCCTTGGTAGGCCAAGAACAATTGCAACTTAGCATGGTCGTGAAAAGGATGCTTTCCTGGTGTAAGCATATCGCGTTGCGCAATATGTAGCTCTGGCACATAGTATGGGTCATTTTTGTAAAGTTCATGCGGAAAATCAACAAACTTTGCTAATAACTTTTTGCCAGTTACGGCCACAATTTGCGCCATTTTATATCGAAACCTTAACTAGGTCAACACTCGCTTCTTTAAACGCTAATTTCAGTTTGTCTATAGCTCTTTCTATTTGCTCAAAAGTATGCGTAGCCATTAAAGAGAACCTAATTAACGATGAATCTGATGGTACCGCTGGAGAAACTACCGGATTTACAAAAATGCCATTCTGCTGCAGTATATTGGTAATAATGAAAGTTTTTGCGTTATCTCTAATATAGATTGGCAAAATAGGGCTTTCTGGGTGCCCAATTTCGAAACCAGCTTCTAGCAATAGCTTTTTGGCATAGTTGGTATTTGCCCACAATTTATCGATACGTTCAGGTTCTGCTTCTATAATGTCTAAAGCGGCTAATACACTGGCTACAGAAGCTGGTGTCATGCTTGCACTAAACATTAATGAGCGGGCTCTGTGTTTAATAAATTCTATGGTATCTTCGTCTGCAGCAATAAAACCACCTAATGATGCCAAAGATTTACTAAAAGTGCTCATGATTAAATCAACCTTGTTGGTTAAGTTAAAGTGCGAAGCAGTTCCAGAGCCATTGAAGCCAATTACGCCCAAGCTGTGTGCATCGTCCATCATAATATTTGCACCAAACTCCTCAGCAATTTTTACCATTTCAGGTAAATTCACCAAGTCGCCTTCCATGCTAAAAATACCATCAGATACAATCAGTTTGGCAGCATCTTCCGGTAAACGGCTTAGTTTGGCACGCAAATCGTTCATGTCATTGTGCGCATATTTAATAGAACGAGAAAATGATAAACGGCTTCCGTCGATAATAGAAGCATGATCGTACTCG from Pedobacter sp. SL55 includes these protein-coding regions:
- the spt gene encoding serine palmitoyltransferase, translated to MRKKLQDRVASFQDAKRIKEQGLYPYFRSISSAQDTEVIIDGKEVLMFGSNSYLGLTNHPKIKEAAQKAIEKYGTGCAGSRFLNGTLDIHLELESRLATYVGKEAAVLFSTGFQVNLGVISCLLDRNDYLVLDEYDHASIIDGSRLSFSRSIKYAHNDMNDLRAKLSRLPEDAAKLIVSDGIFSMEGDLVNLPEMVKIAEEFGANIMMDDAHSLGVIGFNGSGTASHFNLTNKVDLIMSTFSKSLASLGGFIAADEDTIEFIKHRARSLMFSASMTPASVASVLAALDIIEAEPERIDKLWANTNYAKKLLLEAGFEIGHPESPILPIYIRDNAKTFIITNILQQNGIFVNPVVSPAVPSDSSLIRFSLMATHTFEQIERAIDKLKLAFKEASVDLVKVSI